The genomic region AGATGGACAAACTGCTGCTCTCTGTGGAGGGACAGGGTGACGGTGCGTGACAGTCTCACCTGCGCCCTGTTGTCCAGTTCATCTGCGGCCTGCTGAACAGAGATGTGAGAGATACCCTCAGCAACGCGTTCTCTATCAGCCCGTCCGCAGTGGATGTGATCCGTGCGCGGCTGGAGCGCTGGATAGCCCACATGGTGAAGCTGGAGAACAAAATCTCGTCGGAGGCCAAAATGCAGCTCTTCCTGCTCCACTGCCTCTATGAGCACCACAAGGACAAGTACACCGCCGCCGTCATGGACTTTTGGGGAAGCCTGGACCTCAGCTTCCTGCCCCTCAACAACACAGACTGCTGGGTGCTGCTCTACTGCCTCAGGTGTTGCCCCAAAGTCGGGAGTCTCAAGCTCCAATACTGCAACATCACGCCCACCAAACTGCGCATGCTGCAGCCGGGCCTCATCAGATGTGAAAACCTGGAGTATTCCAGCATATCAGCATCAACTTTCCTGAACTGGGGcatgtttcccaaaaccatagttgctaactaacttagttgctaactaagttaactaagttagcaactttgtttcccatttcccattgccaaccaactaagttgctaacaggttagcaattatggttttgggaaaagCACCCCTGAATGACCTAAATGCATATGATCTCATTGTACAGCTAAATCAAATCtaattatataaataatcaTGAACAAAAGGAGGACAGGAGTTAGCTATCTGAGTTATGACTTGGATCCTGTGCTTGGATACAGTGCTcactgctctctgctctctgtctgtgATGTCTTTTTGTCTTATCTTGTATGTTGTGCTTGGGTCTGACAATGGTCTTTGCTCTCTGCTGCCCCCTGTGTCATGTCTGTGATTTGTATGTTGTACTTGGAGCTGATGATGgtctctgctctctgctgccCCCTGTGTCATGTCTGTGATTTGTATGTTGTACTTAGAGCTGATGATGgtctctgctctctgctgccCCCTGTGTCATGTCTGTGATTTGTATGTTGTACTTAGAGCTGATGATGgtctctgctctctgctgccCCTGTAGTCTGGAAGTAGAAGCACTGACTGATGAAGATGTAGCAAACCTAGCTGGTGCTCTGGGGGCAGGCAAAACCCTGAGTCTGAGGTAAGGACACAACTCAACACAAAttcacagatagatagatagatagatagatagatagatagatagatagatagatagatagatagatactttattgatccccaggggaaattcaagtaaatTCACTAAAACAATTCCATGCTGGAGTCACATATTTTACAAAGTTAATTTCTCCATGCTGTCACCACACTTCATATCTTAATTTGTATGGTTGGCCGGTTAGGACAATAGACAGCCTGCTGTCTGAGAGCGGTGTGGAGAAGGTCCTATGTGCCCTTGCCAAGCAGACGTCTGTGGACGCCTATTTCAGCCTGAGTGCCCTCACAGCAGGAACTCTGAAACACCTGGTCCACTACGTGCAAAATGCCAAGGGCAGAGCTAGTGTTAGGTAagatacttacacacacacacacacacacacacacacacacacacacacacacacacaaagactattCACTTTAAGCTTTTACCTTGCAACCTTCAGACAAAAACTCCATACTgcgttttttaaaaatatgtctgtttctgtgttatTGGTCTAAGCTTGTTTTTTCATCCCTGTCTTGTCTCAGATGGGCCAGTAATCAAGTAGAGGAGGAGGACTACCTCAGCTGGTACCTCACAGTAAAGACGACCAAGGGCAGAAACTGCTTCAGGTGAGGACCACAGCCCAATACCATAATGACATCCACCCCCAGTGGACCAATTCCAATTACACAGCCAGCCATATACACCCAATAGACCACATACATCACAGTGAGATCCATcgcattcacactcacacctgTTAGACTACACCCTAAAGTCATCATTAGTTCCACCTTTAAACATGAATACTGaataatgttgtgtgtgtgtgtgcgcccatgCAGTCTGACCCTTGTGGCCTCGTCCCGCTGTGGCTTTGTCCAGTCTGGGAGCGCGGGCCCCATCTCAGCGCTCTCACTCAGCCTGTTCAGAGCAGCTGACCTCTCGTCCTTCCAGTGGACAGACGTCCTGCAGAGAAGCCACACACTCTGGCTCACAGAAAAGGAGTAAGTcaccttgtgtgtttgtgcgagtgtgttggtgtgcacACATGTAAGTTTGCCGAAATGCTTGCCCTGGGAGGAAAGCCCTTTGGGACAAATAAACTGTTGCTATAAATACAAAAcattgaattaaattaaattacatatatgtgt from Alosa alosa isolate M-15738 ecotype Scorff River chromosome 1, AALO_Geno_1.1, whole genome shotgun sequence harbors:
- the LOC125306150 gene encoding uncharacterized protein LOC125306150 — translated: MSVICMLYLELMMVSALCCPCSLEVEALTDEDVANLAGALGAGKTLSLRTIDSLLSESGVEKVLCALAKQTSVDAYFSLSALTAGTLKHLVHYVQNAKGRASVRWASNQVEEEDYLSWYLTVKTTKGRNCFSLTLVASSRCGFVQSGSAGPISALSLSLFRAADLSSFQWTDVLQRSHTLWLTEKEGGLPAHVDGQMSALALVPGLKGVQLEVHPRIVHPCWATGVLSLMQACSTLDNIQLSGGQFGNGLLTEEGLKLLHDSEKRGDYKLIIKGAKCTKITDKCTENRSNLSYNQICPDPGRLLHRELQGFQQCLLQRPQDPPSAAACFSSMSRDTEPGLADSLLESVKTEG